The Candidatus Zixiibacteriota bacterium genome includes a window with the following:
- a CDS encoding hydroxyacid dehydrogenase: MKILICDAFDPTLPDLLKKHGEVTSDINELPNATVALVRSKTKGDRDFIDKGKSLKMIIRGGVGLDNIDVKYAREKNIEVRNTAEASSIAVAELAFAMMIAVPNRLVEANTSMQAGKWMKKELKRTELYGKILGIIGCGRIGTELARRAKAFGMMVVGYDPSVDVSDDILIKPTLEDMLPICDYISIHTPLTDRTRGFINKETIARMKNGVVIINTGRGKCVIEADVVDALKSGKIGFYANDVWYSDPPETTPLVGAPNTLLAPHIGASTNENLLRIGKAVDRIITKAADAGFFGK, encoded by the coding sequence GATCCGACGCTTCCCGATTTGCTGAAGAAGCACGGCGAAGTGACGTCGGACATCAACGAACTCCCCAACGCCACCGTCGCTCTGGTGCGTTCCAAGACGAAAGGCGACCGGGACTTCATTGACAAAGGCAAGTCACTGAAGATGATTATTCGCGGCGGCGTCGGCCTCGACAATATCGATGTCAAGTACGCGCGCGAGAAGAACATTGAAGTGCGCAACACGGCCGAGGCCTCCAGCATCGCGGTCGCCGAATTGGCCTTCGCCATGATGATCGCGGTTCCGAATCGGCTGGTCGAGGCCAACACCTCCATGCAGGCCGGCAAGTGGATGAAGAAGGAACTGAAGCGAACCGAATTGTACGGCAAGATTCTCGGCATCATCGGCTGCGGCCGCATCGGCACCGAGCTGGCCCGCCGCGCCAAGGCGTTCGGCATGATGGTCGTCGGCTACGACCCGTCGGTCGATGTTTCCGATGACATCCTGATCAAGCCAACGCTCGAGGATATGCTGCCGATCTGCGACTACATCTCGATTCATACGCCCCTCACCGACCGAACCCGCGGCTTCATCAACAAGGAGACCATTGCCCGGATGAAGAACGGCGTGGTCATCATCAATACCGGGCGCGGCAAGTGCGTAATTGAAGCCGACGTCGTCGATGCACTGAAGTCGGGCAAGATCGGCTTCTACGCCAACGACGTCTGGTACTCCGATCCGCCGGAGACTACTCCCCTGGTCGGGGCGCCCAATACCCTCCTCGCGCCGCATATTGGGGCTTCGACGAATGAGAACTTGTTGCGCATCGGCAAAGCCGTTGACAGGATTATTACAAAAGCGGCCGACGCCGGCTTCTTTGGTAAATGA
- a CDS encoding LemA family protein, producing MKVFGIILAVLLILVLIVGGWIWSNRGGLIDRSQAIDEKWSQVQNVYQRRFDLIPNLVASVDNFMKRQQETLTEVIGMRQKVLDLKGSAEAALKQGNPVLLDSLSGQLSKQLNSFINVVVERYPDIKGESLYADLQTQLEGTENRIAQERRVYNEVVREYNTFRQKGIGALLAGTVFGYPYEKPYFAASAEAQQAPNVKQLFE from the coding sequence ATGAAAGTTTTCGGTATCATCCTGGCCGTACTCCTGATCCTGGTGCTGATCGTCGGCGGCTGGATTTGGAGCAATCGCGGTGGCTTGATTGACCGTTCGCAGGCGATTGACGAGAAATGGTCGCAAGTCCAGAATGTCTATCAACGGCGCTTCGATCTCATCCCCAATCTTGTCGCCAGTGTTGACAACTTCATGAAACGACAGCAGGAAACTCTGACCGAGGTGATCGGTATGCGGCAAAAGGTGCTGGATCTGAAGGGTTCGGCCGAAGCGGCGCTGAAGCAGGGCAACCCCGTCCTGCTCGATTCGCTGTCGGGACAACTGTCGAAGCAGTTGAATTCCTTTATCAATGTGGTGGTCGAGCGCTATCCGGACATCAAAGGTGAATCGCTTTACGCCGACCTGCAAACTCAACTCGAAGGCACTGAGAATCGCATCGCTCAGGAACGGCGGGTCTACAACGAAGTGGTGCGGGAATACAACACGTTCCGTCAGAAGGGCATTGGAGCGCTACTTGCCGGCACGGTGTTCGGCTACCCCTATGAGAAACCGTATTTCGCCGCCAGTGCTGAGGCACAGCAGGCGCCCAATGTGAAGCAGCTCTTTGAGTAG
- a CDS encoding TPM domain-containing protein, which produces MSRYLRLRYAAGRAAVLALILVALAAALEVPNYTSPVTDLDGLLSDDARSALEQKILAYRDQSQNEIAVLIIPSLEGESLEDYAHEVFNTWGVGKAKGDNGVLFLMAVGDKQARIEVGYGLEESLTDLEAGRLVRRDSPMAQSFRAGNWDEGIGAVVDGIIIAIGGEYDPAPPPADDVPGFVPFIFPIFFIIWVLFILISGIRQAKKKGADWGSIFGGSGGSRDWHWGSGGSSSHSSGGGFSFGGGSSGGGGASGGW; this is translated from the coding sequence TTGAGTAGATATCTTCGTTTGCGATACGCCGCCGGCCGGGCGGCAGTTCTGGCGCTGATTCTGGTTGCCCTGGCGGCCGCACTTGAGGTGCCCAACTACACCTCGCCCGTGACCGACCTTGACGGGCTGCTCAGTGATGATGCGCGCTCAGCGCTCGAACAGAAGATTCTTGCCTATCGCGATCAGTCGCAGAACGAAATCGCCGTCTTGATCATTCCTTCGCTGGAAGGCGAGTCGCTGGAGGACTACGCCCACGAGGTTTTTAATACCTGGGGTGTCGGCAAGGCCAAAGGCGACAACGGCGTGCTGTTTCTAATGGCGGTCGGAGACAAGCAGGCGCGAATCGAGGTCGGCTACGGACTCGAAGAAAGCTTGACCGACCTCGAGGCCGGGCGGCTGGTGCGCCGCGATTCGCCGATGGCACAGAGCTTCCGCGCCGGCAACTGGGACGAAGGGATTGGGGCGGTGGTCGACGGAATCATCATCGCCATTGGCGGCGAATACGATCCCGCCCCGCCACCGGCCGACGACGTTCCCGGTTTCGTACCCTTCATCTTCCCGATCTTCTTTATTATCTGGGTCCTCTTCATTTTGATCTCGGGAATCCGGCAAGCCAAGAAGAAAGGGGCGGACTGGGGCTCGATTTTCGGCGGATCGGGCGGCTCCAGAGATTGGCACTGGGGAAGCGGCGGCAGTAGCAGTCACAGTTCGGGTGGCGGTTTTAGTTTTGGTGGCGGTTCGTCCGGCGGCGGCGGCGCTTCGGGAGGCTGGTGA
- a CDS encoding tyrosine--tRNA ligase: MLSVAEQMKRIRENTVEILPEGELEKKLERAVRSGKPLVIKQGFDPTAPDIHLGHTVGLRKLRQFADLGHHIVIIIGDYTAQVGDPSGRSVTRPQLTLEQVEANAHTYLEQFYKVIPAEMCEVRRNGEWLAQMAFADILRLTGKMTLARMMEREDFAKRWAEQAPISIHELLYPLMQAYDSVAIKADVELGATEQKFNLLTGRQIQEAYGVEPQVALTLPVLEGIDGVQRMSKSIGNYIGVAEPPKEIFGKVMSIPDRLIIPYFRLVSDYPFAQIDEIERQIAAGENPVKFKKELGRTIVRMYYDMTAAEQAEKEFENIFARKGLPDEIPSMQYTWGEDTIWLPKLLVELQIMASTSEVMRLVKQGGITVDNERISDQNAQLVVEREYLLKVGKRGFYRVKGTLVRK, from the coding sequence ATGCTCTCTGTTGCGGAACAGATGAAGAGAATACGTGAGAATACGGTGGAAATCCTTCCCGAGGGGGAACTGGAAAAGAAACTGGAGCGTGCGGTCAGGTCCGGCAAGCCGCTGGTGATCAAACAGGGTTTCGATCCGACCGCGCCCGATATCCATCTCGGTCACACAGTCGGGCTGCGCAAGCTGCGGCAGTTTGCCGACCTCGGACATCACATTGTCATCATCATCGGCGATTATACCGCCCAGGTGGGTGATCCCTCGGGCCGCTCGGTCACCCGGCCGCAGTTGACGCTCGAGCAGGTTGAGGCAAATGCGCATACCTATCTCGAACAATTCTACAAGGTAATACCAGCCGAGATGTGCGAAGTGCGCCGCAATGGCGAGTGGTTGGCGCAAATGGCGTTTGCCGATATTCTGCGTCTAACCGGCAAGATGACTCTGGCGCGAATGATGGAGCGCGAGGATTTTGCCAAACGCTGGGCGGAGCAGGCGCCGATTTCGATCCACGAGCTGCTGTACCCATTGATGCAGGCGTACGATTCAGTGGCCATCAAGGCGGACGTCGAACTGGGTGCGACCGAACAGAAATTCAATTTGTTGACCGGCCGCCAGATTCAGGAGGCTTACGGCGTCGAGCCGCAGGTCGCCCTGACGCTCCCGGTCCTCGAAGGCATCGATGGTGTCCAGCGGATGAGCAAGTCGATCGGCAACTACATCGGCGTGGCCGAGCCGCCGAAAGAAATCTTCGGCAAGGTGATGTCGATTCCGGATCGGCTGATTATCCCGTATTTCCGACTCGTCAGCGACTATCCGTTTGCCCAGATCGACGAAATCGAACGGCAGATCGCCGCCGGCGAAAACCCGGTCAAGTTCAAGAAGGAACTGGGGCGGACGATTGTGCGTATGTACTATGACATGACAGCGGCCGAGCAGGCGGAGAAGGAATTTGAGAACATCTTCGCCAGGAAGGGGCTGCCGGACGAAATTCCGTCAATGCAGTACACGTGGGGGGAAGACACAATCTGGCTGCCCAAATTACTGGTCGAGCTGCAGATCATGGCCAGCACCAGTGAAGTGATGCGGTTGGTCAAGCAGGGCGGGATCACCGTGGACAATGAACGCATCTCGGACCAGAACGCGCAGTTAGTTGTCGAGCGCGAATATCTGCTCAAAGTCGGCAAGCGCGGGTTTTATCGTGTGAAAGGAACGCTGGTACGGAAGTAG
- the serC gene encoding 3-phosphoserine/phosphohydroxythreonine transaminase: MKRVFNFNPGPAALPEEALKAAAAEMLDYKGTGMSVLEISHRSKDFEAILAETKSLIKKHLAISDNFHILFMGGGASLQFAMVPMNFLSQGQAADYVITGAWAQKAASEAKLFGTVNVAATSEPDKFTWVPKNDQIKLSPGAQYVHMTSNNTIFGTQLREYPDTGNVPLVVDMSSDIMSKRVDVSRMSFVYAGAQKNMGPAGVTVLLIRDDFLQKQKTGLPKILSYSTYAKEDSLYNTPPVFAIYMTMLTMRWIDSIGGLGEVEKRNKRKYDLLYGQIDGSNGYYRGTVRPDSRSWMNATLRLGSEELEDKFIKEAKAAGFVGLKGHRSVGGVRVSMYNAVSVEAIEKLVEFMKDFQKKN, from the coding sequence ATGAAACGTGTCTTTAATTTTAACCCCGGCCCGGCGGCGTTACCCGAAGAAGCGCTGAAAGCCGCTGCGGCCGAGATGCTCGATTACAAAGGCACCGGCATGTCGGTGCTGGAGATCAGCCATCGTTCGAAGGACTTTGAAGCTATTCTCGCCGAAACCAAGAGCTTGATCAAAAAGCACCTGGCCATCTCGGACAATTTCCACATTCTGTTCATGGGCGGCGGGGCATCCCTGCAATTCGCCATGGTGCCGATGAACTTCCTTTCGCAAGGGCAGGCGGCGGATTATGTGATTACGGGAGCGTGGGCGCAGAAAGCGGCATCCGAGGCCAAGCTCTTCGGTACAGTCAATGTCGCCGCCACCTCGGAACCGGACAAGTTCACCTGGGTGCCGAAGAACGACCAGATCAAGCTGAGTCCGGGCGCTCAGTACGTGCATATGACTTCAAACAATACCATTTTTGGCACGCAATTACGCGAATACCCGGATACCGGCAATGTGCCGCTCGTCGTTGACATGTCGTCGGATATTATGTCCAAGCGCGTCGATGTCTCGAGGATGTCGTTTGTTTACGCCGGTGCGCAGAAGAATATGGGACCGGCGGGGGTAACCGTCCTGCTCATTCGCGATGACTTCCTGCAGAAGCAAAAAACCGGTCTGCCGAAGATTCTGAGCTACTCGACCTACGCGAAAGAAGACTCACTCTATAACACGCCACCGGTCTTTGCGATTTACATGACGATGCTGACCATGCGCTGGATCGACTCAATCGGCGGATTGGGCGAGGTCGAAAAACGCAACAAGCGCAAGTATGACCTGCTGTACGGCCAGATCGACGGATCCAACGGCTACTATCGCGGTACCGTCCGTCCGGACAGCCGCTCCTGGATGAACGCTACCTTGCGACTCGGCTCGGAGGAGCTGGAAGACAAGTTCATCAAAGAGGCGAAGGCGGCCGGATTCGTCGGACTCAAAGGCCACCGCTCGGTCGGCGGCGTGCGGGTCTCGATGTACAACGCTGTGTCGGTTGAAGCGATTGAGAAGCTGGTCGAATTCATGAAGGACTTCCAGAAGAAGAATTAG
- a CDS encoding PLP-dependent transferase, whose amino-acid sequence MEDSKSRNAVEEFFLKHGFSTRALHAGEHIAGHHSNAHTVPIYQTSTFVFDSAEQGKKLFAAEDNGFIYTRLGNPTVLTAEAKLNALEGSGVKLRDPEQVRVSSLLFSSGMSAIAGIMFALLQQGDTLIRGDVVYGCTDSLFTHVLPRFGVKVVVVDTSNLNEVEQAMKANPSAKGVYFETPTNPTMTITDIAAVTQIAKRYNPACLVIVDNTYATPYLQRPLELGAEVVMHSATKYISGHGHVISGAVITDNESFKDKLYGVMKDMGGCPSPFDGWLIYLGLKTLALRMDRHCASATMIAKYLEQHPAIRRVYYPGLPSHPQHELARRQMKAFGGVLAFEMQGGYGAARQLMDSIKLFTLAVSLGTVDSLIQHPASMTHSGVAPEIRQRIGITDGLVRLSIGLEDPDDLISALDEGLAVAAQA is encoded by the coding sequence ATGGAAGATTCAAAAAGTCGTAATGCCGTAGAGGAGTTCTTCCTCAAACACGGCTTTTCCACCCGCGCGCTGCACGCCGGCGAACATATCGCCGGGCACCATTCCAACGCGCACACCGTCCCCATCTATCAGACCTCGACCTTCGTCTTCGACAGCGCCGAGCAGGGGAAGAAGCTGTTCGCGGCCGAAGATAATGGTTTTATCTATACCCGCCTGGGCAATCCGACGGTGCTCACGGCGGAAGCCAAGCTCAACGCTCTGGAAGGCAGCGGGGTCAAGCTGCGCGACCCGGAACAGGTGCGGGTGTCGTCGTTGCTATTTTCATCGGGAATGTCGGCGATCGCCGGTATCATGTTCGCTCTCCTGCAGCAGGGTGACACGCTGATTCGCGGGGATGTCGTCTACGGCTGCACCGACAGCCTTTTCACCCACGTGCTGCCGCGCTTCGGCGTCAAGGTCGTCGTTGTCGACACATCCAATCTCAACGAGGTCGAGCAAGCAATGAAGGCGAATCCGTCGGCCAAGGGCGTCTATTTCGAGACCCCGACCAATCCGACCATGACCATCACCGACATCGCTGCCGTCACCCAGATTGCCAAGCGGTACAACCCCGCGTGCCTGGTCATCGTCGACAATACCTACGCTACTCCGTACTTGCAGCGGCCGCTCGAACTGGGAGCAGAGGTCGTGATGCACTCCGCCACCAAGTACATTTCCGGGCATGGCCACGTGATCAGCGGCGCGGTGATTACCGATAACGAGAGTTTCAAGGACAAGCTCTACGGTGTAATGAAAGACATGGGCGGCTGTCCGTCGCCATTTGACGGCTGGCTCATCTATCTCGGTCTGAAGACGCTGGCGTTGCGGATGGATCGCCATTGTGCCAGCGCGACGATGATTGCCAAGTATCTGGAGCAACATCCGGCAATCCGGCGCGTCTACTACCCGGGTCTACCCAGCCATCCGCAGCACGAGTTGGCGCGGCGGCAGATGAAGGCGTTTGGCGGCGTGCTGGCCTTCGAGATGCAGGGGGGGTATGGAGCAGCGCGTCAATTGATGGACAGCATCAAGCTCTTCACGCTGGCGGTAAGTCTCGGTACCGTCGACTCGTTGATTCAACATCCGGCCTCGATGACCCACTCGGGCGTCGCGCCGGAGATTCGGCAGAGAATCGGTATCACCGACGGGTTGGTGCGGCTGTCGATCGGCCTGGAGGATCCGGACGATCTCATTTCCGCGCTGGACGAAGGATTGGCCGTCGCTGCCCAAGCCTAA
- a CDS encoding tetratricopeptide repeat protein has product MKKLLVHHLIAGLFLIIAVAGCAAQKQTTAAPTRPVKLLPEREMNEEAYHHFTNGVIYEQEGMVEEAAHEYEQALTYEPLSFDIRMALGQLYLGMNRPAQALDTFLPIADKTADTYRLIGDCFRSLRQDAEAENAYRRAWATDSANVALNYQLGAYAARANRIDEAAKYLRNAAALSGNTELFVQIAQMYADLKLYDSAAVVIESALRQNPKDAGLFSALAVYQYSAGKAEAAKEALKRGIAVDSSNARLIAQLIESYNAEDNLDSLRYYGEKLSALDAPEPLVIERIGIVMMRADQKDLAETLYRKLLDRDPVNRYALFYLGRIEIERKQWAPALGYFNRLVAVDSTMPDGWTNLALIRQQQQLPDSALKTLEAAMAVVKEERSNVQLFYAQLLSQSNRSDSAITILNNVLAEGGDSIRALFQLGAEYEKQGEFDRAVESFAAVLKTDPDNHQALNFLGYMLADKGVRLEEALAMIEKAVKAEPENGAYLDSFAWVLYRLGRYDEALIQIQKAIKLTNNDPIVIEHLGDIQYALGNLESARDAWKTVLALDPNNKTVPDKLRRQ; this is encoded by the coding sequence ATGAAGAAGCTGCTCGTTCATCACCTGATCGCAGGACTGTTTCTGATTATTGCCGTTGCCGGGTGCGCAGCGCAGAAGCAGACAACCGCGGCACCGACGCGGCCGGTAAAGCTGCTGCCGGAGCGCGAGATGAATGAAGAGGCTTATCATCACTTCACCAACGGCGTGATCTACGAGCAAGAGGGGATGGTCGAGGAAGCGGCCCACGAATACGAGCAGGCGCTGACCTACGAACCGCTGTCCTTTGACATCCGCATGGCGCTGGGGCAGCTTTATCTCGGCATGAACCGCCCCGCGCAAGCGCTGGACACGTTTCTTCCGATCGCCGACAAGACGGCCGACACGTATCGCTTGATTGGCGATTGCTTCCGGTCGCTGCGCCAGGATGCCGAGGCCGAAAACGCCTATCGCCGCGCCTGGGCGACGGATTCCGCCAACGTCGCCTTGAACTATCAACTCGGCGCTTATGCCGCACGCGCCAACCGCATCGACGAAGCCGCCAAGTATTTGCGCAATGCCGCTGCCTTGTCCGGCAACACCGAGCTGTTTGTGCAGATCGCACAGATGTACGCCGACCTCAAGCTCTATGACTCCGCCGCCGTCGTGATCGAATCGGCGTTGCGGCAGAATCCGAAGGACGCCGGACTTTTCTCGGCTTTGGCGGTCTACCAGTATAGTGCCGGCAAGGCGGAGGCCGCGAAGGAAGCGCTGAAGCGGGGGATTGCCGTCGACAGCAGTAACGCGCGGCTGATCGCGCAGTTGATCGAGTCCTACAATGCCGAAGACAATCTCGATTCGCTGCGATATTACGGCGAGAAGTTGTCGGCGCTGGACGCACCGGAACCGCTGGTGATCGAGCGCATCGGCATCGTGATGATGCGCGCCGACCAGAAGGATCTGGCCGAAACGCTCTATCGCAAGCTGCTTGATCGCGACCCGGTGAATCGCTACGCGCTGTTTTATCTCGGCCGAATTGAGATCGAGCGCAAGCAGTGGGCGCCGGCCCTGGGTTACTTCAACCGTTTGGTCGCGGTGGATTCGACGATGCCGGACGGCTGGACCAATCTGGCGCTGATCCGACAACAGCAGCAACTGCCCGACAGCGCGCTCAAGACGCTCGAAGCCGCGATGGCGGTGGTGAAAGAAGAGCGAAGTAATGTTCAGTTGTTCTATGCGCAGTTGCTCTCGCAATCGAACCGGTCCGACAGCGCGATTACAATATTGAATAACGTCCTGGCGGAGGGCGGCGATTCGATCCGGGCCTTGTTTCAGCTGGGCGCCGAGTACGAGAAGCAAGGTGAGTTCGACCGCGCGGTGGAGTCGTTTGCCGCCGTGCTGAAGACCGATCCCGATAATCATCAGGCGTTGAACTTCCTCGGCTACATGCTGGCCGACAAGGGCGTGCGACTGGAAGAGGCGCTGGCGATGATTGAAAAGGCGGTAAAGGCGGAGCCGGAGAACGGCGCCTATCTTGACAGTTTTGCCTGGGTGCTGTACCGGCTGGGGCGGTATGACGAGGCGTTGATTCAGATTCAAAAGGCAATCAAGCTGACCAACAACGATCCCATCGTGATCGAGCATCTCGGCGATATTCAGTACGCACTCGGCAATTTGGAGTCCGCACGCGATGCGTGGAAGACTGTGCTGGCGCTCGACCCCAACAACAAAACCGTGCCGGACAAGCTGCGCCGGCAATAA
- a CDS encoding DMT family transporter gives MSFFGEILALTAALCWAFGSLLFSFAGRRVGAFTVNAIRIPIATLVFVLISLIAQGMIWPAQATSTQFSWLVFSSLVGLVIGDLCYFKSLVILGPRIASLLSASSPIFSVFISWVVLNQSLRWYSLLGIVITLAGLTWVSLERNVKTFGAQENGSKPWGYFLAGIGALSQAVGLVAAKLGMLDNVSALSAATVRMLAAAVMTWIIAGLQQRVAGILRGLADRKALTAMFIAAFVGPVAGIWLSLASIQYTKVGIAATLMSTTPLFVIPLVMLIHHERPSARAVIGTVITIAGVAVLMLT, from the coding sequence ATGAGTTTTTTTGGTGAAATCCTGGCGTTGACGGCGGCGCTGTGTTGGGCGTTCGGCAGCTTGCTGTTCAGCTTCGCGGGTCGTCGCGTGGGTGCCTTCACCGTCAATGCCATCCGCATCCCCATTGCCACGCTCGTCTTCGTCCTGATCAGCCTGATCGCGCAGGGCATGATCTGGCCGGCCCAAGCCACTTCAACACAGTTCTCCTGGCTGGTCTTTTCGTCACTGGTCGGCCTGGTCATCGGCGATCTCTGCTACTTCAAGTCCCTCGTTATTCTTGGACCGCGGATCGCCTCGTTGTTGTCGGCCTCCTCGCCAATCTTCTCGGTGTTCATTTCGTGGGTTGTTCTCAACCAGAGCCTGCGTTGGTACTCCCTGCTCGGAATTGTCATCACGCTGGCCGGCCTGACCTGGGTCTCCCTCGAGCGAAATGTCAAGACCTTCGGTGCTCAGGAAAACGGATCGAAACCGTGGGGGTACTTCCTCGCCGGAATCGGAGCACTCAGCCAGGCGGTTGGGCTGGTCGCGGCCAAACTTGGCATGCTGGACAATGTGAGCGCCTTGAGTGCCGCCACGGTGCGCATGCTGGCCGCCGCGGTCATGACCTGGATCATCGCCGGGCTCCAGCAGCGAGTCGCCGGCATTCTGCGCGGCCTCGCCGATCGCAAGGCTCTGACGGCGATGTTCATTGCGGCCTTTGTTGGCCCCGTCGCCGGCATCTGGCTCTCTCTAGCTTCAATCCAGTATACGAAAGTCGGAATTGCGGCTACCCTGATGTCGACCACGCCGTTATTTGTCATTCCCCTGGTGATGTTGATCCATCACGAACGACCCTCCGCCCGGGCCGTCATCGGCACCGTCATTACAATTGCCGGAGTCGCCGTACTAATGCTGACATGA